One Pseudomonas sp. MH9.2 DNA segment encodes these proteins:
- a CDS encoding DMT family transporter gives MSVPRKSADAFALQVMLGLCLIWGVQQVIIKWAAPDIAPIMQAAGRSGIAALLVGILMVWRGGLRHMSSTWRGGLLAGALFALEFLFISEGLQLTSAAHMSVFLYTAPVFTALGLHWLLPSERLRTLQWMGIFLAFAGITTAFVGGLSLSGMDRNMLIGDALGVLAGMAWGATTVVVRASRLSEAPVTLTLFYQLMVGFVALLLIAVSNGQVSHVTLTPVAVASVLFQALVVSFFSYLIWFWLLRRYLASNLAVFSFMTPLFGVTFGVLLLNEPLSFNFVIGAVLVLLGITLVSGEQWIRRRFKPWA, from the coding sequence CTGATCTGGGGCGTGCAACAAGTGATTATCAAGTGGGCTGCGCCGGATATCGCGCCCATCATGCAGGCTGCTGGCCGCTCGGGTATTGCCGCGCTGCTGGTGGGCATTCTTATGGTCTGGCGCGGTGGTCTGCGGCACATGAGCAGTACCTGGCGCGGCGGTCTACTCGCCGGTGCCTTGTTTGCACTGGAGTTTCTGTTTATCTCCGAGGGCCTGCAATTGACCTCGGCGGCGCACATGTCGGTGTTTCTTTATACCGCTCCGGTATTCACTGCGTTGGGCCTGCACTGGTTGCTGCCCAGCGAACGCTTGCGCACCTTGCAATGGATGGGCATTTTTCTCGCGTTCGCAGGTATCACCACGGCCTTTGTTGGCGGCCTGTCATTGAGTGGCATGGACCGCAATATGCTGATCGGCGACGCGCTGGGTGTTCTTGCGGGCATGGCGTGGGGCGCAACCACGGTGGTGGTGCGGGCGTCGCGGCTGTCTGAAGCACCGGTGACGCTGACCTTGTTCTATCAACTGATGGTCGGCTTTGTCGCCTTGCTGCTGATTGCCGTCAGCAATGGGCAGGTCAGTCATGTGACCCTGACGCCTGTCGCAGTCGCCAGCGTGCTGTTTCAGGCGCTGGTTGTTTCCTTCTTCAGCTATTTGATCTGGTTCTGGCTGCTGCGCCGTTACCTGGCGTCAAATCTGGCGGTGTTCTCATTCATGACACCCCTGTTTGGCGTGACCTTCGGCGTGCTGCTGCTTAATGAACCGCTGAGCTTCAACTTCGTGATCGGAGCAGTGTTGGTGCTGTTGGGGATTACGCTGGTCAGCGGCGAGCAGTGGATACGCCGCCGGTTTAAGCCCTGGGCCTGA
- the speB gene encoding agmatinase — protein sequence MEKIFHQPLGGNEMPRFAGIATMMRLPHLQSAAGLDAAFVGVPLDIGTSLRPGTRFGPREIRAESVMIRPYNMATGAAPFDSLSVADIGDVAINTFNLLDAVRIIEESYDKILEHDVIPLTLGGDHTITLPILRAIHKKHGKVGLVHIDAHADVNDHMFGEKIAHGTTFRRAVEEGLLDCDRVVQIGLRAQGYTAEDFNWSRKQGFRVVQAEECWHKSLAQLMTEVREKVGGGPVYLSFDIDGIDPAWAPGTGTPEIGGLTTIQAIEIIRGCQGLDLIGCDLVEISPPYDTTGNTSLLGANLLYEMLCVLPGVVHR from the coding sequence GTGGAAAAGATTTTTCACCAACCACTGGGCGGCAACGAAATGCCGCGCTTCGCCGGCATCGCCACCATGATGCGTCTACCCCACCTGCAATCGGCTGCTGGCCTGGATGCGGCCTTTGTTGGCGTCCCGCTGGACATTGGCACGTCACTACGCCCTGGCACCCGTTTCGGGCCGCGTGAGATTCGCGCCGAGTCGGTCATGATTCGTCCGTACAACATGGCCACCGGCGCTGCGCCTTTTGATTCCCTGTCCGTGGCCGATATCGGCGACGTGGCGATCAACACCTTTAACCTGCTGGACGCTGTGCGCATCATCGAAGAGTCCTACGACAAGATTCTCGAACACGATGTCATCCCTCTGACACTGGGCGGTGACCACACCATCACCCTGCCAATCCTGCGCGCCATCCATAAAAAACACGGCAAGGTTGGCCTGGTGCACATCGACGCCCACGCTGACGTCAACGATCACATGTTTGGCGAGAAAATCGCCCATGGCACAACCTTCCGCCGCGCAGTAGAAGAAGGCCTGCTCGATTGTGATCGTGTGGTGCAAATTGGTCTGCGCGCTCAGGGTTATACCGCAGAAGACTTCAACTGGAGCCGCAAACAGGGCTTCCGTGTGGTTCAGGCCGAAGAATGCTGGCACAAATCCCTCGCCCAACTGATGACTGAAGTCCGTGAAAAAGTCGGCGGCGGTCCGGTGTACCTGAGCTTCGATATCGACGGTATCGATCCCGCGTGGGCACCCGGCACCGGCACCCCTGAAATCGGCGGCCTGACGACTATCCAGGCAATTGAAATCATCCGTGGCTGCCAGGGCCTCGACCTGATCGGTTGCGATCTGGTAGAAATCTCGCCACCTTACGACACCACCGGCAATACCTCGCTACTGGGCGCTAACTTGCTGTACGAAATGCTCTGCGTACTCCCCGGCGTTGTGCACCGCTGA
- a CDS encoding sodium:solute symporter → MALDIFVVLIYAAGMLVLGWYGMRKAKTHEDYLVAGRNLGPTLYMGTMAATVLGGASTVGTVRLGYVHGISGFWLCAALGLGIIALNLFLAKPLLKLRIFTVTQVLEKRYNPMARQASAVIMLVYALMIGVTSILAIGTVMQVLFGLPFWVSVLLGGGVVVVYSAIGGMWSLTLTDIVQFVIKTVGLMFILLPICLYRVGGWDQLVAKLPASSFSWTTIGWDTIITYFLIYFFGILIGQDIWQRVFTARTDKIAKYAGSIAGVYCIFYGLACALIGMAAHVLLPDLDNVNNAFAAIVKVSLPDGLRGLVIAAALAAMMSTASAGLLAASTTLTEDLLPRLRGGKQSSLGINRLFTLLTGLVVLAIALVVNDVISALTLAYNLLVGGMLIPLIGAIYWKRATTSGAITSMALGFLTALALMLKDGFDANTPIYYSLSVGLISFVVVSLLSPRPVTMANTVKPRAA, encoded by the coding sequence ATGGCTTTAGATATTTTCGTCGTCCTCATTTATGCCGCTGGCATGCTGGTGCTCGGCTGGTACGGCATGCGCAAAGCGAAAACCCACGAAGACTACCTGGTCGCCGGGCGTAATCTGGGCCCAACCTTATACATGGGCACCATGGCGGCCACCGTCCTCGGCGGCGCGTCCACCGTCGGCACTGTACGGCTGGGATATGTGCACGGGATTTCCGGTTTCTGGCTGTGCGCGGCCTTGGGCCTGGGGATCATCGCGCTGAACCTGTTCCTCGCCAAACCGCTGCTCAAACTGCGAATTTTCACTGTTACTCAAGTGCTGGAAAAGCGCTATAACCCGATGGCCCGTCAGGCCAGCGCGGTGATCATGCTGGTGTATGCACTGATGATCGGCGTGACCTCAATCCTCGCCATCGGCACCGTGATGCAAGTGCTGTTCGGTTTACCGTTCTGGGTATCGGTATTACTCGGCGGCGGTGTCGTGGTGGTGTACTCGGCGATTGGCGGCATGTGGTCGTTGACCCTGACCGACATCGTTCAGTTCGTGATCAAGACCGTTGGCCTGATGTTCATCCTGTTGCCGATCTGCCTGTACCGCGTTGGCGGCTGGGATCAACTGGTCGCCAAGCTGCCAGCATCGAGCTTCAGCTGGACCACCATCGGCTGGGACACCATCATCACGTACTTCCTGATCTACTTCTTCGGCATCCTGATCGGCCAGGACATCTGGCAGCGTGTGTTCACCGCACGCACTGACAAGATCGCCAAGTACGCGGGCTCCATCGCCGGGGTTTACTGCATTTTTTACGGTCTGGCCTGCGCCCTGATTGGCATGGCCGCTCATGTATTGCTGCCGGACCTGGACAACGTCAACAACGCCTTCGCCGCCATCGTTAAAGTCTCGTTGCCCGACGGTCTGCGTGGCCTGGTCATCGCCGCAGCCCTGGCCGCCATGATGTCCACCGCCAGCGCCGGTTTACTCGCAGCATCGACGACCCTGACCGAAGACCTGCTGCCACGCCTGCGCGGCGGCAAACAGTCGAGCCTGGGCATCAACCGCCTGTTTACCCTGCTCACCGGCCTTGTGGTACTCGCCATCGCGCTGGTCGTGAACGATGTTATCAGCGCCCTGACCCTGGCCTATAACCTGCTGGTAGGCGGCATGCTGATTCCATTGATCGGCGCAATCTACTGGAAGCGGGCAACCACCTCGGGGGCGATCACCAGCATGGCACTGGGCTTCCTGACCGCGCTGGCGCTCATGCTCAAGGACGGTTTCGACGCCAACACGCCGATCTACTACAGCCTGTCGGTCGGTTTGATCAGCTTCGTGGTGGTCAGCCTGTTGTCACCCCGGCCCGTGACCATGGCTAATACGGTCAAGCCCCGCGCGGCGTGA
- a CDS encoding PA1414 family protein yields MNSKLQEWLHDLGVALGLIERPKLQPIPIRTDDERRRPRR; encoded by the coding sequence ATGAACAGTAAATTGCAAGAATGGCTCCATGACCTCGGAGTTGCCCTGGGCCTGATCGAACGGCCAAAACTCCAGCCCATTCCTATCCGCACTGATGATGAACGGCGGCGCCCGCGTCGGTAA